The following proteins are encoded in a genomic region of Sparus aurata chromosome 23, fSpaAur1.1, whole genome shotgun sequence:
- the LOC115575161 gene encoding trinucleotide repeat-containing gene 6B protein-like yields the protein MEDKKKKKEDKKKRETSQKVPEQKIKVPESAKPSCSQPLATPGSVSPSPGPVAPSSPSPGAAGVSAQVPPGGGNNAKQRTAVANGQPSSSSSPSGSQTSQQQRYMSREVPPRFRCQQDHKVLLKRGQPPLSSMLLGGGGSEGGAGGVGGGSGWAATAPLSSQGADNPNANTAGGTDSNLGSSSASPPNSSSSSLCVAALSSSSSSSSSSSTTTTSTYANSTWGAGSGSPSSSQGCGKVIVDGTDLGDWPSILSGAKLSSEGAGGGVQEQDCPGNNNNSSASWSERSIQQKGGAVGGGAGNMDNPSSPRSSPLSSSSSLNECVQSSGGVWGSSTSSQVEAGPGSAAFYNSKVSHLLPGPEESPVGGSSSVPGANFNPNVNPSAWPALVQGGTSTSASDSLPLHSSITSASSFSASTTLITTHSLSSVNQPGLHQQHNETAVVEQQHLGNLGPESGSGGGAGPNQEGGDERDCGVTTVEGEGNGNLSGSSTSSSTASSSWRSMPPLSSDHSAGATQADGWGGGGTVAQGQEGNVWGFGSQGDKTGWGRGNDGGSNTPVVSQGAWEGGSLEAEWGGTVGGAGSSNLAIGGGRGGDGSSNSSSSGGSVGLGGSVLQDSASPKFATMTKAWDNQKGTESGDSAVGEWGGQGGGTGGGGPSSSSGGGSIAGSVGGGSDSGQKQEGSSSACHKTSNAEVALLGMLNRSDLDPRVLSNTGWGQTQIRQNVAWDLDNKKGVGNRIERNASSSTAFSSATMNTTTSRGPGYPSNTSSVINDISSGSHTTSHNSAPATVRDGWDGGATQSTCGPHMPGNTIRKPGTTEEDMEGNQGKAAGGWGDLPPEKQGKGWGTEEQQWGDRRGRGGNWRDFGDQGSGWGDGPEDKQGRTGGWKGAGRGEAGGWAGDWGQRDSMPGGGSGDGRSRGGSNSDEGSSWGNLEEGGSQRGGWGGGDVGGGKSHQDWGGTKPHAAAQIPNSQVAPMKAPNQQQHQSQGQQPQGGPMQGGWNSRSNVGGGGPPSKNQNQSSGWTSGPIPQLSGGGGDSLEPSGWEEPSPQSISRKMEIDDGTSAWGDPTRYNSKNVNLWDKKSATADQSQVPPPMQQQPPRRQQGIQHSRDTNPASTAVGPGMWGGGAQSVDNGTAAWGQTSDAVTGWGDPDEPGKASGWGTPSPNPIKPGTKSMESWGGKGEGSVAASRHPSWDEEDDGGGGVWNSTGSQGSSSSFNSGGWGQTHGGKRGNIKSGGGDSWMNPVSRQFSNMGLLGDDPSVDKKMEGDKRGITDYNGEMRRGGRGAGGYRIPSSKDMGPVDIGPYGEKMGGHGVFVGGGGGGGMPAPRGMHQPGMHPMNPSQGLRAQVPHQFLSAQVPGPMLKQMPSPGGSVGGVVGGVGGVGGVGGVGGVGSVGGVGGVGGGVFPPQISPQQLAMLSNIYPHMQQFHLACQLLLQQQQQQQQQQLLQNQRKFPQPQPLRQQPDPQQLARIMAILQQQRQHQQGGVGAAAGVGSSKLSPSHLVGGLSKQPMVDPLPHPGMGVPLSDLHAKTQGMYSGLAPGGNLSGLELGPMMGGMKDTGGQQSRFKWMMEGHSPAPSPPDSTLHKNGPLPSAIKVRGGSPYAQYEILGSDSLGIPPQGSADNWHRTPGSKMGNKPATSSWPPEFQPGVPWKGIQSSGDPESDPYITPGSVLGSPGPPSLNDSDHQLLRDNIGPNPTLNTSLPSPGAWPYSASDSPLSNAHSTGKYSEYKPSWPPEPIGQNKLWKTNRNSSQLPRPPPGLTNQKQASPSPWGSGGPRLARSWGGGGINQESRFGPGSAWSDGVASRGSCWLLLSNLTPQIDGSTLRTICMQHGPLLTFHLGLTQGSALIRYSSRQEAAKAQGALHMCVLGNTTILAEFVSEEEVARYFAHSQTGGAEGASSGGAAASGTQGSSGTGTAVVSSGGSSPGNERAPAGTTSGGNGNGGGGGESGSAVLGSVRSSGSAWQSLDGTGSSSETSSAQGPGLGIFSQWSTNGAGEGGGVSGVDSGRSGLWGGMSAGYPSSSLWGAPQMEERHQMDSPAALLPGDLLGGGADSI from the exons ATGgaagacaagaaaaagaagaaagaagataaaaagaaaagggaaaccTCTCAGAAG GTGCCAGAACAGAAAATCAAAg TGCCAGAATCAGCCAAGCCCTCCTGTTCCCAGCCTCTCGCCACCCCAGGCTCAGTGTCCCCCAGCCCTGGCCCTGTTGCCCCCTCATCCCCCAGTCCTGGTGCAGCCGGGGTTTCTGCACAAGTTCCTCCTGGTGGCGGGAACAATGCAAAGCAGCGGACTGCTGTGGCCAACGgacagccctcctcctcctcctccccctctggaAGCCAGACCTCCCAGCAGCAGCGATACATGTCCAGAGAGGTTCCACCAAGATTTCGCTGCCAGCAGGACCATAAAGTGCTACTGAAGAGGGGCCAGCCACCGCTGTCCTCCATGCTgctggggggaggaggaagcgAGGGGGGTGCAGGAGGGGTTGGAGGAGGCAGTGGCTGGGCAGCCACCGCACCTCTTTCCTCACAGGGAGCAGATAACCCCAatgcaaacacagctggaggcACAG ATTCCAACCTGGGTTCATCCTCCGCATCACCCCCCaactcctcctcatcttcattgtgtgttgctgctctgtcgtcgtcgtcgtcgtcttcttcttcttcttctactactactacttcaaCTTATGCAAATTCCACATGGGGGGCAGGCTCTGGCAGCCCGTCCTCTTCTCAGGGCTGCGGGAAGGTGATTGTGGATGGGACTGACCTGGGGGACTGGCCTAGCATCCTAAGTGGGGCCAAATTGAGTTCTGAAGGGGCTGGAGGAGGAGTGCAGGAGCAAGACTGCCCtggtaacaacaacaacagtagtGCCTCATGGAGTGAGAGAAGCATCCAGCAGAAGGGAGGAGCtgtaggaggaggagcagggaacATGGACAATCCTTCCTCACCTCGTTCTTCTCCTCTttcgtcctcttcctcgctTAATGAATGTGTTCAGTCAAGTGGTGGTGTGTGGGGCTCTTCCACCTCCTCTCAGGTGGAGGCAGGGCCAGGATCAGCAGCATTTTACAATTCCAAAGTCTCCCATCTTCTTCCTGGGCCTGAGGAGAGCCCTGTGGGTGGCAGCAGTAGTGTCCCTGGTGCCAATTTCAACCCCAATGTGAACCCCTCCGCCTGGCCTGCCCTGGTGCAGGGCGGGACTTCAACTTCGGCTAGCGACAGCCTTCCACTACATTCATCCATTACTTCAGCCTCCTCATTCTCGGCCAGCACCACCCTCATCACCACTCACTCTCTTTCATCTGTGAATCAACCTGGTCTCCATCAGCAGCACAATGAGACAGCTGTGGTAGAACAGCAGCACTTAGGAAACCTGGGGCCGGAATCGGGTTCAGGCGGAGGAGCAGGACCAAATCAAGAAGGTGGCGATGAGAGGGATTGTGGGGTTACTACTGTTGAAGGCGAGGGGAATGGTAACCTTTCTGGTtcttccacttcctcctctactgCATCTTCTTCTTGGAGATCCATGCCTCCACTGTCCTCTGACCACAGTGCAGGTGCCACACAGGCAGATGGATGGGGTGGAGGAGGGACTGTAGCTCAGGGGCAGGAAGGGAATGTGTGGGGCTTTGGTAGCCAGGGTGACAAGACAGGGTGGGGCAGGGGAAATGATGGTGGCTCAAATACCCCAGTGGTATCTCAGGGAGCGTGGGAAGGAGGCAGTTTAGAAGCAGAGTGGGGTGGCACAGTGGGAGGTGCAGGTTCAAGTAACTTAGCAAtaggaggtggaagaggaggagatgggagcagcaacagcagcagtagtGGAGGCAGTGTAGGTCTTGGTGGCAGCGTTTTGCAGGACTCCGCCTCACCAAAGTTTGCAACTATGACAAAAGCTTGGGACAATCAGAAAGGGACTGAAAGTGGTGACAGTGCAGTTGGGGAGTGGGGTGGGCAGGGTGGAGGCACTGGAGGTGGGGGACCCTCATCCTCTAGCGGAGGAGGGTCTATAGCTGGAAGTGTTGGAGGAGGTAGTGATAGTGGGCAAAAGCAGGAGGGATCCTCGTCTGCATGCCACAAGACCTCCAATGCTGAAGTGGCCTTACTAGGCATGCTCAATCGATCTGACCTAGACCCCAGGGTCCTGTCTAACACAGGCTGGGGGCAGACCCAGATACGACAGAATGTGGCCTGGGATCTGGACAACAAAAAAGGAGTAGGAAATAGAATTGAAAGAAATGCATCATCTTCCACAGCATTCTCATCAGCAACCATGAACACTACCACTAGTCGCGGTCCTGGGTACCCATCAAACACCAGTTCAGTAATTAATGATATATCTTCTGGCAGTCACACGACCAGCCATAACTCGGCCCCTGCTACAGTGAGGGATGGCTGGGATGGTGGTGCTACACAGTCCACCTGTGGTCCTCACATGCCTGGTAACACTATAAGAAAGCCAGGAACAACCGAAGAAGATATGGAGGGCAACCAGGGCAAGGCAGCTGGAGGATGGGGTGATCTGCCACCTGAAAAGCAGGGCAAAGGATGGGGGACTGAAGAACAACAATGGGGGGAtcgcagaggaagaggagggaacTGGAGAGACTTTGGAGATCAGGGTAGTGGATGGGGAGATGGTCCAGAGGATAAACAGGGCAGAACAGGGGGGTGGAAGGGGGCTGGAAGAGGAGAAGCCGGTGGTTGGGCAGGAGACTGGGGACAGAGAGACTCTATGCCAGGAGGTGGGAGTGGCGATGGCCGAAGCAGAGGTGGAAGCAACTCCGATGAGGGATCTTCCTGGGGTAATTTGGAAGAAGGCGGATCTCAGCGAGGAGGatggggaggaggagatgtgggTGGAGGCAAATCCCACCAGGACTGGGGTGGTACCAAGCCCCATGCAGCAGCACAGATACCAAACAGCCAAGTGGCACCAATGAAAGCCCCAAATCAACAGCAGCACCAATCACAGGGCCAGCAGCCACAAGGAGGTCCCATGCAGGGAGGGTGGAACAGCCGGTCCAACGTTGGAGGTGGAGGTCCACCATCCAAGAATCAGAACCAAAGTTCGGGCTGGACTTCTGGCCCGATCCCCCAACTCTCTGGAGGTGGGGGTGACTCCCTGGAGCCCAGTGGCTGGGAAGAGCCCTCCCCTCAGTCCATCAGTCGCAAAATGGAAATCGATGATGGCACTTCAGCCTGGGGAGACCCAACCCGCTACAACAGCAAGAATGTGAATTTGTGGGACAAAAAAAGTGCTACAGCTGACCAAAGCCAGGTCCCACCACCCATGCAGCAACAACCACCTAGAAGGCAGCAGGGGATTCAGCACAGCAGGGATACAAACCCTGCCAGTACTGCAGTTG GTCCAGGTATGTGGGGAGGTGGTGCACAATCTGTGGATAATGGTACGGCTGCTTGGGGTCAGACGTCAGATGCAGTAACAGGTTGGGGCGATCCAGATGAACCCGGCAAAGCCTCTGGCTGGGGGACCCCTTCACCCAATCCTATTAAACCTG GCACCAAGTCAATGGAAAGCTGGGGTGGGAAAGGAGAGGGCTCTGTTGCAGCCTCCCGTCACCCTAGCTGGGATGAGGAagatgatggtggtggaggggtCTGGAACAGCACTGGCTCCCAGGGAAGCAGCTCCTCCTTTAACTCTGGAGGCTGGGGTCAGACACACGGTGGAAAGAGAGGGAACATCAAG AGTGGAGGAGGGGACAGCTGGATGAACCCTGTTTCACGTCAGTTTTCAAACATGGGCCTTCTG GGCGATGACCCAAGTGTTGACAAAAAGATGGAAGGAGACAAGAGAGGAATAACTGACTATAATGGAGAGATgcggagaggaggaagaggtgcaGGAGGTTACCGCATACCTAGTTCCAAAGACATGGGCCCTGTTGACATAGGGCCTTATGGTGAAAAG ATGGGTGGCCATGGAGTGTTTgtcggcggcggcggcggcggaggtATGCCTGCGCCTCGAGGGATGCACCAGCCTGGCATGCATCCGATGAACCCGTCCCAGGGGTTACGTGCTCAAGTGCCTCATCAGTTCCTGTCTGCTCAG GTGCCGGGTCCTATGCTGAAGCAGATGCCCTCTCCTGGTGgcagtgttggtggagtggTTGGAGGAGTGGGAGGAGTGGGTGGAGTGGGAGGAGTGGGAGGTGTTGGAAGTGTCGGAGGGGTCGGCGGTGTTGGTGGAGGAGTGTTCCCTCCTCAGATTTCCCCACAGCAGCTAGCAATGCTCAGCAACATTTACCCCCACATGCAGCAGTTCCATCTG GCTTGTCAGCTCTtgctacaacagcagcagcagcagcagcagcagcagcttctgcaAAACCAGCGGAAGTtccctcagcctcagcctctcagGCAACAGCCAGACCCACAGCAG CTGGCAAGGATTATGGCtattctgcagcagcagagacagcatCAGCAGGGTGGagttggagcagcagcaggagtagGGAGCTCCAAACTTTCCCCCTCTCACCTGGTAGGAGGCCTGTCCAAACAGCCCATGGTAGACCCCCTTCCACATCCTGGAATGGGGGTCCCCTTATCAGACCTTCATGCCAAAACACAAGGGATGTACTCTG GGCTTGCCCCTGGTGGTAACCTGTCAGGACTGGAACTCGGCCCCATGATGGGAGGGATGAAGGACACAGGGGGACAGCAATCTCGCTTCAAATGGATGATGGAGGGACACTCCCCTGCTCCATCACCCCCTGACTCAACCCTTCACAAGAACG GCCCTTTACCCAGTGCTATAAAGGTGAGAGGGGGATCCCCTTACGCCCAGTATGAAATACTGGGCAGTGATAGTTTGGGGATTCCCCCACAAGGCTCTGCAGACAACTGGCACCGGACCCCTGGGAGTAAAATGGGAAACAAACCTGCCACATCCAGCTGGCCTCCAG AGTTCCAGCCTGGCGTGCCCTGGAAAGGAATCCAGAGTAGTGGAGATCCAGAATCTGACCCTTACATAACCCCTGGTAGTGTTCTTGGCTCCCCGGGACCCCCGAGCCTCAACGACTCTGACCACCAGTTATTGCGAGACAACATAG GGCCAAACCCCACCCTCAACACCTCGCTGCCTTCACCTGGTGCCTGGCCCTACAGTGCCTCAGACAGTCCCCTCAGcaatgcacacagcacag GAAAGTACTCGGAGTACAAACCCAGCTGGCCCCCAGAGCCCATCGGACAAAACAAGTTGTGGAAGACCAATCGCAACAGCTCACAGCTGCCACGCCCCCCTCCTGGCttgaccaatcagaagcagGCCTCACCCTCCCCCTGGGGTAGTGGTGGCCCCCGGTTGGCCCGGAGCTGGGGAGGGGGTGGGATAAATCAAGAATCTAGATTTGGGCCAG gCTCAGCTTGGAGCGATGGTGTTGCCTCCAGAGGCAGCTGTTGGTTGCTGCTGAGCAACCTGACCCCTCAG ATTGATGGCTCCACACTGAGGACTATCTGCATGCAGCATGGCCCCCTGCTGACCTTCCACCTCGGCCTGACCCAGGGCAGCGCTCTGATTCGCTACAGCAGCCGGCAGGAAGCAGCCAAGGCCCAGGGTGCACTACACAT gtgtgttctgGGCAACACCACAATCCTGGCGGAGTTTGTGAGTGAAGAAGAAGTCGCTCGTTATTTTGCACATTCCCAGACCGGAGGGGCAGAGGGGGCCAGCTCGGGAGGGGCCGCAGCCAGCGGGACGCAGGGTTCATCTGGAACAGGCACAGCTGTGGTCAGCAGTGGAGGTAGCTCCCCTGGGAATGAGCGGGCACCAGCAGGCACAACTTCAGGTGGAAACGGAaatggtggtggaggaggagaaagtggcTCAGCAGTTCTAGGTAGTGTAAGGTCCTCTGGCTCTGCCTGGCAGAGTCTCGATGGTACAGGAAGTTCTTCAGAAACTTCCTCAGCCCAAGGACCTGGGCTGGGGATATTTTCCCAATGGAGCACCAATGGggcaggggagggaggaggtgtcAGCGGAGTGGATTCTGGGAGGTCTGGGCTCTGGGGTGGCATGAGTGCGGGATACCCCAGCAGCAGCCTGTGGGGGGCACCGCAAATGGAGGAAAGGCACCAAATGGACAGCCCTGCCGCATTGTTGCCTGGCGACCTGCTGGGGGGAGGGGCTGATTCTATCTGA
- the LOC115576070 gene encoding caspase recruitment domain-containing protein 10: MGCRGLGYTPLHLASSSKQIQDMSGVTDWAEEEDQAQEEVRSPPPWSEERYEELWDRVEGVRHKLTRILNPAKLTPYLRQCKVIDEQDEDEVLHSTQYPLRISKAGRLLDILRGQGQRGLQAFLESLEFYHPEQYTQLTGKQPTQRCSLILDEEGPEGLTQFLLLEVRKLREQLRNSRMCERRLSQRCRMAEEERSRAERKAQELRHDRLQLERLRQDWESASRELGKLKDRHLEQAVKYSRALEEQGKASNRERELLTQVEELRSRLTEAEKLNTPGNITPVKRNTSLSNGVNGSPPALPEKPLCRTDVEKPEKKVTQKRDSVPATGVIALMDILQQDRRESAEQRQELCDIISRLQGELQSAEEHRDKLELQGEQLQLKVRTLQLDWETEQKRCVSYFNQIMELEKERDQALHSRDSLQLEYTDCLLDKNRLRKRIAELQANLEQQQRELERERERSREQREQSSPCLHCSHLSLCSEDQCYGPCCSLGLDLRPQANNSHLLLRKASSRGQANENSEDSYCNSEENLLSSDNEKEINRLSTFPFPPCMNSINRRFNTEFDLESWGSDENDNITGEQIEPSLWDSCNSLHSHLFPPDLVNLPAVSSNQPNPDVPRIPPRSPSSSPPTSPKQRKASLADDITIVGGNATGIFISHVRADSPAEQYGLKEGSELLELERVLFGGGSVLLSQCTAEVAHFSLQWWTEPSTLKHRSNPEAYSKLCSQLSAPTFMGADSFYVRVNLNVEPHGDPPSLGVSCDDIIHVTDTRYNGKYHWRCSLVDPHTAKSLQAGTMPNYNRAQQLLLVRLRKMALEQKDFKKKFLKKPSGRVRLVKAVDPGCRGIGSSQHVLYTLSKRHEEHLIPYSVVQPVQVPTKRPVIFSPSLLSRGLIERLLQPAESGLKFNTCPPEPIQASERRDKRVFLLDSCSPDQALGIRLQSIQDVISQDKHCLLELGLPSVESLLRQGIYPIVIYIRPKNKKHKTLRKFFPRCGEESIMEEVCQAEELQLETLPLLYYTLEPSAWSCTEELLAGIRNAIHSQQRAVAWVELDRLQ, translated from the exons GACGTTTACTGGACATTCTGCGTGGTCAGGGCCAGCGAGGTCTTCAGGCCTTCTTGGAGTCACTGGAGTTTTACCACCCAGAGCAGTACACACAGCTGACTGGAAAACAGCCCACACAGCGATGCTCCCTCATACTGG ATGAAGAGGGTCCAGAAGGTTTGACCCAGTTTCTGCTTCTTGAGGTGCGTAAACTGAGGGAGCAGCTTCGAAACAGCCGTATGTGTGAGCGACGTCTGTCTCAGCGCTGCCGGATGGCAGAGGAGGAACGCAGCCGCGCTGAACGTAAAGCTCAGGAGTTACGTCACGACAGGCTGCAGCTGGAGAG GCTGCGACAGGACTGGGAGTCGGCCAGTCGAGAGCTGGGCAAGCTAAAGGACAGGCACCTGGAGCAGGCTGTGAAGTACTCCAGGGCCCTGGAGGAACAAGGCAAGGCCTCCAACCGTGAGAGAGAACTACTGACGCAG GTAGAGGAGCTAAGGTCCAGGCtaacagaggcagagaaactCAATACTCCAGGGAATATTACGCCGGTGAAAAGAAACACTTCGCTCTCCAATGGAGTGAATGGTTCTCCACCTGCTTTACCAGAAAAGCCGCTGTGCCGTACTGATGTTGAGAAACCTGAGAAGAAAGTAACTCAAAAGAGGGACTCAGTTCCTGCCACTGGAGTCATA GCTCTGATGGACATCCTGCAGCAGGACCGCAGGGAGTCTGCAGAGCAGAGGCAGGAGCTCTGTGACATCATTTCTAGGCTACAGGGGGAGCTGCAGAGCGCTGAGGAGCACAGGGACAAG TTGGAGTTGCAGGGTGAGCAGCTACAGCTGAAGGTGAGAACTCTCCAGTTGGACTGGGAGACTGAGCAGAAGAGGTGTGTGTCCTATTTCAACCAGATCATGGAACTGGAAAAGGAGAGAGACCAG GCTCTGCATAGTCGAGACAGCCTGCAGTTGGAGTACACTGACTGTCTGCTGGATAAGAACCGTCTGCGTAAACGCATTGCGGAGCTGCAGGCCaacctggagcagcagcagagggagctggagagagagagggagaggagccgGGAGCAGAGGGAGCAGAGCAGCCCCTGTCTGCACTGT TCCCACCTGTCCCTGTGCAGCGAGGACCAGTGCTACGGACCCTGCTGTTCCCTCGGGCTGGACCTGAGACCCCAGGCCAATAACTCTCATCTGCTGCTACGAAAG GCGTCCTCTAGAGGCCAGGCCAATGAAAACTCTGAGG ATTCGTATTGTAACTCAGAGGAGAATCTCCTTTCATCA GAcaatgaaaaggaaataaaCCGGCTCTCCACATTCCCCTTTCCTCCGTGCATGAACTCCATCAACCGAAGATTCAACACGGA GTTTGATTTGGAGTCCTGGGGCAGCGATGAGAATGATAACATTACAG GTGAGCAGATTGAACCTTCTTTGTGGGATTCCTGTAACTCCCTACACTCTCATCTCTTCCCCCCTGACCTGGTCAACCTTCCTGCAGTCTCTTCCAATCAACCCAATCCCGATGTTCCCAG GATACCCCCCCGCTCCCCTTCTTCAAGCCCCCCCACCTCACCAAAGCAGCGAAAAGCCAGTCTAGCTGACGATATCACAATAGTCGGAGGAAACGCTACAGGGATCTTCATCAGCCACGTGAGAGCTGATTCCCCAGCTGAACAATACGGACTGAAGGAGGGCAGTGAGCTGCTAGAG CTGGAGCGAGTCCTGTTTGGTGGGGGCAGTGTGCTGCTGAGCCAGTGCACCGCCGAGGTGGCCCACTTTTCTCTGCAGTGGTGGACTGAGCCGTCAACACTCAAACACCGGAGCAACCCGGAGG CATACTCCAAGCTGTGCTCCCAGCTCTCAGCGCCTACTTTTATGGGTGCTGACTCCTTCTATGTTCGTGTCAATCTCAATGTTGAGCCTCATGGTGACCCTCCGTCTCTGGGTGTGTCCTGTGACGACATTATTCATGTCACAGACACAAGGTACAATGGAAAATACCACTGGCGCTGTTCTCTGGTGGACCCACACACAGCCAAGTCCCTGCAGGCAGGGACTATGCCCAACTACAACAG GGCACAACAGTTGTTACTTGTAAGGTTACGGAAAATGGCCCTGGAGCAAAAAGACTTCAAGAAGAAG TTCTTGAAGAAACCATCTGGACGTGTACGACTGGTCAAGGCAGTCGACCCCGGTTGCCGTGGCATTGGTTCCTCACAGCACGTCCTGTACACACTCAGCAAAC GTCATGAGGAGCACTTGATCCCATACAGTGTGGTGCAACCAGTGCAGGTTCCGACTAAGCGGCCGGtcatcttctctccctctcttctctcccgtGGACTCATAGAAAGGCTGCTGCAACCTGCAGAGTCTGGTCTGAAGTTCAACACCTGCCCGCCAG AGCCTATCCAGGCATCAGAGAGACGTGACAAGAGAGTATTCTTGTTGGATTCCTGCAGTCCAGACCAGGCTCTGGGCATACGGCTGCAATCAATACAGGATGTCATTAGCCAG gaCAAGCACTGTCTGCTGGAGCTAGGCCTGCCCAGTGTTGAGAGCTTATTAAGACAGGGGATTTACCCTATCGTCATCTATATCCGCCCTAAGAACAAAAAGCACAAGACGCTCAG GAAGTTTTTTCCACGGTGTGGAGAAGAAAGCATAATGGAAGAGGTGTGCCAGGCCGAGGAGCTGCAGTTGGAGACACTTCCCCTCCTCTACTACACTCTGGAACCCAGCGCCTGGAGCTGCACTGAGGAGCTGCTGGCAGGCATACGCAATGCCATCCACAGCCAGCAGAGGGCCGTTGCATGGGTTGAACTGGACAGGCTTCAGTAG